The Urbifossiella limnaea nucleotide sequence ACGGCGTCCGCGGTGGTGTCTGGTGGGTGTATCCGAAGTTGAGGGATCGGCGTACGGATTGCGACCCGATCAACACCAGTCTGGCGAGCTACCTCGAAAGTTGGCTTGCGTACAAGGAGTTCCGCGAGGAATGGACCCAACTGCTCCGCAAGTACGGCAGAAGTGACGAGGTGGAGTTGGAGAAGGCAGATCGACCGCACGCGCGGAAGATGCACCGGAAGTTTCTGAGTCGATTGAAGAAGGCTGATCCGAGCAACTTCGAAGATAGCTTCTGGTTTCACCACGCCTGGGACGAGGCGATTATGTTGGATGCGTAACTTCAATTGCCGAACCCCACGCTGCAGCAGACGGCCCCCGCCTATAGCTTTCTGGTGACCATAGCTCACACGGGCGGGGGCCGCTGCTGAGTTGGTTGTTAGCCCGGCGTCCTACGGGGAAATGGCCATCAAGCTCGGGACGGGAACGCTCGCCCGGTCCGAGCCGGTCCCCGATTCCCTCCGGCACGCCGTGTTCGACAACGGCGTTGTCGTCCCCCCGGTCGAGCCGCGGCACGGGGAACCGCTCGTGACACTCCCCCGGTACCACACCGACCCCGCCGACCGGCTCCGGATCTCGCCGGCCGTCGTCGACGGAATTTCGATCGTCGGCACCGACACCGCCTTCGACCCGTACCCTGTTCAACGGCTGTGGTGACCGGGGTCGGCGTCGGCCCGGCCGGGGGTCGGAGCCGTGACGCGGTCCGGTCGAACACCATTCCCCACCGAGAGCGGTACCATGCGGCCAGTCGTTTTCCGTCCCACGTTCCTCCTCGCCCTGGTGCTCGCGCCGCTGGCCGCGCTCCACGCCGCCGAGCCGAAGGCCGGCGAATCCCGGCGGGTTGACCTCGGTGACGGCGTTTCGCTGGAGGTCGTCTACCTGCCGCCCGGCGAGTTCCTGATGGGGAGCACGCCGGACGAGAAGAAGTGGGCGACGGGCATCGAGGGCGGCGCCCAGCCGGGGACGGAGCGCGAGTCGTACGAGGGCGAGAAGCCGCGGCTCACGCGCGTGAAACACGGCGTGTGGATGGGCCGCACCGAGGTGAGCGTCGGCCAGTTCCGCCGGTTCGTCGCGGAGACCAAGTACGTCACCGACGCCGAGAAGCCCGGCGGCAAGACGCAGGTCTTCGACCCGGCGTGGGACGGCTACCACCTCACGTCGAAGGTGGTTCACCCGTGGGCGCCGGTGCCGGGCAAGAGCTGGCGCGACCCGAACTGGGGCTTCGAGAACCGGGACGCCTTTCCGGTGGTGTGCGTGAGTTACAACGACATGAACGCCTTCTGCCGGTGGCTGACCGAACGGGAGCGAAAGGCCGGCCGGCTGCCGGACGGGCTGGAGTACCGCCTGCCGACGGAGGCCGAGTGGGAGTACGGGTGTCGCGGCGGCAGCAAGGAAAGCCTGTACTTCTGGTGGGGCAACGACCTCGAACAGGGCGAGGGCCGGCTGAACATTTCCGCCATCGACTTCCTGCCGGGCCGCAAGCGGACCTGGCCGCTGGGGAAGGCCCCCTGGAGCGACGGCTTCCCGTTCGTCTCGCCCGTGGACCACTACGGCGAGCGGGGGCGCAACGGCTTCGGCCTGGCCGACACGTGCGGCGGGGTGTGGGAGTTCGTGATCGACCACTTCGACCCGAAGGGCGGGCACGAGGAGATCTACTACGAGAACGCGGAGACGCGAACCGTGACGCGCCCCGTGTGCCGCGGCGGCAACTACTTCGACGTGCCCGGCAACGCCCGCTGCGCGGTCCGCCTGGGCATCCAGAGCGTGACCTACTCCGACTCCCGCGACGGCTTCCGCGTCTGCCTGGGCCGCGTCGTACCCCGGCAGTAGGCACGAAGCCCCTGGCCCCGAGGGTGAGTTGTGGGAGAGCATCCGGCGGTGAAGCGTGCCTGACGGCCGCCGGCCCAAGCTGTTACGGGGGAGGAATTAGCGTCGGAAGTGTGGGTCGCGGCTGGATCGAACCAACTTTTTTATGAGTCGGTGACATGTTTCCGGGGATCGACCCCCCTCGGCCGGAAACAATCATCCTGGCCGAAGTGTCGGCGCGCGGCCGCACCTGTCGGGCGGCCGACGACGGACGCCCGGTGCCATGACCGTAACGAAGCGGTACTCATTCCTGGTGGGGTCGAGGGCCGGCGGACCCCGCTCCGACCACGAATCAGTACCGCTCCTTCTTGACCGGCTTGCCCAGAAGGGCCTTGCGGATCGTGCTCCGCCGCTTCGCCTCTTTCCGGCTCCGCGCCTCGCACGGCTTCTCGTAGTACTCGTGGGCGCGCAGCTCCTTCTTCATCCCGCTGCGCTCGACCAGCTTCTTGAACCGCCGCAGCGCCGCGCCGATCGGCTCGCGGTCGTGGACGCGCATTCGCAATCCCATTCCGTCTCCTTGGCTGCCGGTCGCGACTCCGCGCCGGGATGCTTAGTCTACAACCCACACCGCTTCTGGCGTAGCCCCCAGAATGGCTTCGTCGCTCGCGCCCACCAGCCGCCGCCCCGGCCCGCGGCGGGCCGCCCGAAGACGATGAAGGGGAAGCGGTTACCGCTTCCCCTTGCGAATCGCGGCGAGACGCCACCGACCGAACCAGCGGAGCGGGAGGGATTCGAACCCTCGATACGGGGATACCGTATACGGCATTTCCAGTGCCGCCTCTTCAACCACTCGAGCACCGCTCCGGCGCCCGGACACGTCCTGATCCGGGCGGGTTCGTCGGAACGGGGTCATGCTAGCGGCCGGGCCGGGCGGGTCAACCGACGAACACCCCGCCGGCCAGGGGTACGCCGCCGAACACGGCCAGATCCTCGAACACGGCCGGCTCGCCGGTCGTCGTGAAGTTCACCCCGAGGTAGGACCGGACCCGGGCGGCCGAGCCCTCCCCGCTCCCGGCAAGCACGTCCGCCCGGCCGTCGAAGTCGGCGTCGTTCACCGCCACCCGCACACCGCCCCGGTTGGCCGCGTCCCCGGCGACGAAGAAGTTGGCGATCGGAGTCGACTGGGCGACGTCCACGTTCCCCGCCGCGATCTCGTCGCCCGGGAGGATGAACACCCGCGGGGCGCCGCCGGGGCCGCCGCCGAACACGAGATCGGCGAACCCGTCCCGGTTCACGTCCCCGACCGCGACGTAGGCCCCGTTGCGGAGGTTCACCGCGTCCGCCCCCGGGAAGGCGAAGAAGTCGTTCAGCATCCGGGTCGGGGTGCCGAACAGGGTGGCCCCGTCGAACACGGCCACCCGCGGCCCGCCGAGGAACCCGGCCGCCACCGCCATGTCGGGGACGTGGTCGGCGTTCACGTCGCCGACGGCGGCCCGGCACCCGCCCCGGAAGTTGGCGTCGTCGATCCCCAGGAAGTTCGCCCGGACGGACATCATCCCGCCGCCGTAGGCGAACACCGTCACCCGCGGGCCGCCGCCCTCGTCCGGGGTGACGACCCACTCGGCCTCGCCGTCGCCGTCGAGGTCGGCGGCGGCCACGAACCCGCCGCCGGTGAAGTCCTCGCTCCCGGTGAACGGGGCGGTCGGCGTGACCAGGAGGGTGACGTTGTCCACACCGCTCACCACAGCCATCCGCAGCGGGGTGCCCGGGCCGGTCACCAGAATGGTGTCGACGAAGGTGTCCCCGTTCACGTCTGCGGTCGTGGCCCGAACGTTCGTCCCGAGCCCGCCGAACGCCCCGACCGTGACCGGGGCGGCGGTGTAGTGGCCGACCGCGTTCGCCCGGTACACCAGCGCCGCCCCGTCGTCCGTCCCGGTGGCCGCCAGGTGCGCGCGGGGGAGTTCGACCAGCCTGGTGAGGACCACGTCGTTGCCGGTGCCGCCCCGGTACGAGATCGAGTACGGCAAGCCGCCGACGAGCAGCCCCCCGCCCTCGGGGAGCCCGGCGAACGTCCCGACGACCGGGTCCGTCCCGAGGTTCCGGATGACCATATACTCCTGACCGATGACGGACGCCCCGGGAGCGGTCGGCAGCAGTACCGCCCCGTTCACCGACACCGTCCCGCTGACCTGGAGCCCGACCCCCCCGCCGCCGAGCAACGGCGGAGTGAACTGGCCCCCCGGGTTGATCGTCAGCGTCGCCACGTCCTCGTACGCGGTGCTCAGGACGTGGAGCAGGCCGTCGCTCCGGACGGTGATGTCGGCCGTGTCCGGAATCTCGGTAATGTTCACCAACTCCAGTTCGGCCGAGCCCGCGGCGCCGCTCCCGTCCCCGACGGAGATCGTCGTCGACAGCCCGTCGTCGC carries:
- a CDS encoding PIN domain-containing protein, with the protein product MAIKLGTGTLARSEPVPDSLRHAVFDNGVVVPPVEPRHGEPLVTLPRYHTDPADRLRISPAVVDGISIVGTDTAFDPYPVQRLW
- a CDS encoding formylglycine-generating enzyme family protein, whose translation is MRPVVFRPTFLLALVLAPLAALHAAEPKAGESRRVDLGDGVSLEVVYLPPGEFLMGSTPDEKKWATGIEGGAQPGTERESYEGEKPRLTRVKHGVWMGRTEVSVGQFRRFVAETKYVTDAEKPGGKTQVFDPAWDGYHLTSKVVHPWAPVPGKSWRDPNWGFENRDAFPVVCVSYNDMNAFCRWLTERERKAGRLPDGLEYRLPTEAEWEYGCRGGSKESLYFWWGNDLEQGEGRLNISAIDFLPGRKRTWPLGKAPWSDGFPFVSPVDHYGERGRNGFGLADTCGGVWEFVIDHFDPKGGHEEIYYENAETRTVTRPVCRGGNYFDVPGNARCAVRLGIQSVTYSDSRDGFRVCLGRVVPRQ
- the rpsU gene encoding 30S ribosomal protein S21, encoding MGLRMRVHDREPIGAALRRFKKLVERSGMKKELRAHEYYEKPCEARSRKEAKRRSTIRKALLGKPVKKERY
- a CDS encoding autotransporter outer membrane beta-barrel domain-containing protein; amino-acid sequence: MRHTTPVLPRHRVRLERLEDRTNPDTHTWGGLGLTNDWSDSFNWVSGTTPASGDDVMFVNNVNNNQDQDLVGRVYRTLQFNTGPGTTADVTINLVSDLGINGSLATNNVIDNTGLNDIVGPANLVLSGSTVYFLTNSATGRLRISADITGTVGLRKLGVGTLELATDTSVAGHTGNTYTGATTIAAGRLRLVTNTSDDGLSTTISVGDGSGAAGSAELELVNITEIPDTADITVRSDGLLHVLSTAYEDVATLTINPGGQFTPPLLGGGGVGLQVSGTVSVNGAVLLPTAPGASVIGQEYMVIRNLGTDPVVGTFAGLPEGGGLLVGGLPYSISYRGGTGNDVVLTRLVELPRAHLAATGTDDGAALVYRANAVGHYTAAPVTVGAFGGLGTNVRATTADVNGDTFVDTILVTGPGTPLRMAVVSGVDNVTLLVTPTAPFTGSEDFTGGGFVAAADLDGDGEAEWVVTPDEGGGPRVTVFAYGGGMMSVRANFLGIDDANFRGGCRAAVGDVNADHVPDMAVAAGFLGGPRVAVFDGATLFGTPTRMLNDFFAFPGADAVNLRNGAYVAVGDVNRDGFADLVFGGGPGGAPRVFILPGDEIAAGNVDVAQSTPIANFFVAGDAANRGGVRVAVNDADFDGRADVLAGSGEGSAARVRSYLGVNFTTTGEPAVFEDLAVFGGVPLAGGVFVG